A window of the Streptomyces griseochromogenes genome harbors these coding sequences:
- a CDS encoding FAD binding domain-containing protein, whose amino-acid sequence MDLNTVVEIRDARHPAPWRPGDGWLGGGTYLFSEPQPHLRRLVDLSRMGWTPVQRHPDGSLEIAATCTIAELSGFAKALVAEAAPLFEQCCRAFLASFKIWNMATVGGNLGNGLPAGPMISLTAGLDGECLLIAQTGARRRVRVVDFITGAGRKVLTEGELIRSVTLPARALTCRTAFRQASLYGLGRSGVLIIGTLDPLDGSLAITITASTVRPFRLWFPLPPTSEALRSAIEAAVADDEWFDDIHGLPEWRRHMTFRYAEEIRRELGEAAR is encoded by the coding sequence ATGGACCTCAACACGGTGGTGGAGATCCGGGACGCACGCCACCCGGCTCCCTGGCGACCGGGCGACGGCTGGCTCGGCGGCGGCACGTATCTGTTCTCGGAGCCGCAGCCGCACCTGCGCCGCCTGGTGGACCTGAGCCGGATGGGCTGGACCCCCGTCCAGCGGCACCCGGACGGCTCGCTGGAGATCGCGGCCACCTGCACCATCGCCGAGCTGTCCGGGTTCGCGAAGGCACTCGTGGCCGAGGCGGCGCCGCTCTTCGAGCAGTGCTGCCGGGCTTTCCTCGCCTCGTTCAAAATCTGGAACATGGCCACGGTCGGCGGGAACCTGGGCAATGGCCTGCCGGCCGGCCCGATGATCTCCCTCACGGCCGGTCTCGACGGGGAGTGCCTGCTGATCGCCCAGACCGGCGCCCGCCGCCGGGTCCGGGTTGTCGACTTCATCACCGGAGCGGGCCGCAAGGTCCTCACCGAGGGCGAGTTGATACGTTCGGTGACCCTTCCGGCCCGCGCCCTGACCTGCCGAACGGCCTTCCGACAGGCGTCGCTCTACGGCCTCGGCCGCTCCGGTGTGCTGATCATCGGCACGCTGGATCCGCTGGACGGCTCCCTCGCGATCACCATCACCGCGTCGACGGTCCGCCCGTTCCGGCTGTGGTTCCCTCTGCCGCCTACCAGCGAGGCCCTGAGGTCGGCGATCGAGGCAGCCGTCGCCGACGACGAGTGGTTCGACGACATTCACGGGCTGCCCGAGTGGCGGCGGCACATGACGTTCCGGTACGCGGAGGAGATCCGCCGGGAGCTGGGAGAGGCGGCACGATGA
- a CDS encoding PucR family transcriptional regulator ligand-binding domain-containing protein: MHVEHLLQDESLGVRLLWAEDALLKREISGVTVTDLEDPARFVRPDEVVLSGLVWWSAGGGKDKAERFVSGLKDAGAVALLAGEETHGAVSDDLVEACLRHGVPVAGVPAHVMFRAITDAVYLRQWGGLSRHHALPEHVRVRLNRLVSQDADPALILATAFTHPDADPAYVLTPPPRLLQEISAVLARCQDGLAHRRATEQRTADELGRLPAAPEARDLAGALRACGLPADGPYPVIVADTGVRREGPSQGALTEAVAHTTPAFSAVGRLPDGSAFAVVPEDAAAALVRIWPLVAACEPDVLPHGGLASPATEATGLPGPWPRPVAP, translated from the coding sequence ATGCACGTCGAACATCTCCTTCAGGACGAGTCCCTCGGCGTGCGTCTGCTCTGGGCCGAGGACGCACTGCTGAAGCGCGAGATCAGCGGAGTCACCGTTACCGACCTGGAGGACCCGGCCCGCTTCGTCCGGCCCGACGAGGTCGTGCTCAGCGGTCTTGTCTGGTGGAGCGCGGGCGGGGGGAAGGACAAGGCGGAACGCTTCGTCTCCGGCCTGAAGGACGCGGGCGCCGTCGCATTGCTCGCCGGTGAGGAGACGCATGGCGCGGTGTCGGACGATCTGGTCGAGGCGTGCTTGCGGCATGGCGTTCCGGTCGCGGGCGTGCCGGCCCATGTGATGTTCCGTGCGATCACGGACGCCGTGTACCTGCGGCAGTGGGGCGGGCTGAGCCGCCACCATGCGCTGCCCGAGCATGTGCGCGTCCGGCTGAACCGGCTGGTGTCGCAGGACGCCGACCCGGCCCTGATCCTCGCCACCGCCTTCACGCATCCCGACGCCGACCCGGCCTACGTCCTGACGCCGCCACCTCGCCTGCTGCAAGAGATCAGCGCCGTCCTTGCCCGCTGCCAGGATGGGCTGGCTCACCGTCGGGCCACCGAACAGCGGACGGCGGACGAGCTCGGCAGGCTGCCGGCCGCTCCCGAAGCCCGTGACCTGGCCGGCGCGCTGCGCGCCTGCGGTCTGCCGGCGGACGGTCCGTACCCCGTGATCGTGGCCGACACCGGCGTACGGCGCGAGGGACCGTCGCAGGGCGCACTGACGGAAGCGGTAGCGCACACGACCCCGGCGTTCTCGGCGGTGGGGCGCCTGCCCGACGGAAGCGCCTTCGCAGTGGTACCCGAGGACGCCGCCGCGGCTCTGGTACGGATCTGGCCGCTGGTAGCCGCCTGCGAGCCGGACGTCCTGCCGCACGGCGGGCTCGCCTCACCGGCTACCGAAGCGACCGGGTTGCCGGGGCCCTGGCCGAGGCCTGTTGCGCCCTGA
- a CDS encoding TOBE domain-containing protein — translation MPTYSIGQAARLLRVSPETVRRWADAGRLPMGRDGSGNRVIDGAGLARFVRERAAESERGGVAGPPTSVRNALTGIVTALAMDDVVARVEIQAGPHQIVSLVTREAVEELALDVGVTVVARVKSTSVNVERS, via the coding sequence GTGCCGACGTACAGCATTGGCCAGGCCGCGCGCCTGTTGAGAGTGAGTCCGGAGACCGTCCGGCGGTGGGCGGACGCGGGTCGGCTGCCGATGGGGCGGGACGGCTCCGGGAACCGGGTGATCGACGGTGCGGGGCTGGCGCGGTTCGTGCGGGAGCGGGCGGCCGAGAGCGAGCGGGGCGGGGTGGCCGGGCCGCCGACCTCCGTGCGCAACGCGCTCACGGGCATCGTCACGGCCCTGGCCATGGACGATGTCGTGGCCCGGGTGGAGATCCAGGCAGGTCCGCACCAGATCGTGTCCCTGGTGACCCGGGAGGCAGTGGAGGAGCTGGCTCTGGACGTCGGGGTCACGGTCGTCGCGCGGGTGAAATCGACGAGCGTGAACGTCGAGCGGTCGTAG
- a CDS encoding LysR substrate-binding domain-containing protein encodes MALAWAHRMLAEQDALRQELSAPRGGLTGTLRLGGVPTAVPVMSPLTTPFCDRHPRAGVTLEALSSAEIRHGLAEFELDAAMTYLDDDALRHVPHAIGEGGAQHRPPRTVAAPPAWPP; translated from the coding sequence GTGGCCCTGGCCTGGGCGCACCGGATGCTCGCCGAACAGGACGCGCTCCGGCAGGAACTGTCGGCACCGCGCGGTGGCCTGACCGGAACGCTCCGGCTGGGTGGCGTACCCACGGCCGTGCCCGTGATGTCCCCGCTGACCACCCCTTTCTGCGACCGCCATCCGCGTGCGGGAGTGACCCTGGAGGCGCTGTCCTCAGCAGAGATCAGACACGGCCTGGCGGAGTTCGAGCTGGACGCGGCGATGACCTACCTGGACGACGACGCGCTGCGCCACGTTCCTCACGCTATTGGGGAGGGCGGTGCACAACACCGCCCTCCCCGGACTGTTGCCGCTCCGCCGGCATGGCCTCCCTGA
- a CDS encoding Ig-like domain-containing protein, translated as MSLLRTKLLPAVGAAGLVTAILAPLPANADVPADSATASPCGVGGVFTASPPTCTYGTTGTDTFTVPDGVDAVTVDLYGAEGGSAAGFVAPNPPNTGAPGGLGGETRARLAVTPGQKLQITVGAAGVPGSSRHGEFARPGGFGHGSGGGGAHGGGGSGGGASDVRLDDFGAADRVLVAGGGGGAGNGGPLLHGGDGGGPAGQDGGQGGGPDGSGVAGGGGSQTTPGTGSPNSALGGPGGPASDTDPNTGLPNPGSGGPGGNGARGGNGGGGGGGGYFGGGGGSGGGNPGNLYGAGGGGGSSYATPAASQVSLLQGVNHGSGRAIVSFRYRTTVSLTPDTSTPLFGHPVTFTAAVHAANPAAGTPSGTVTISDGTTPLATVPLEGGRARFTTGGLRPGSHALTATFSGDPGFTPGATDSPTEITVGFSRPCIAAAHHGVLTVAADEAICIGSGGSQDGKVTVQPGGSLAVSDARITGPVTADGALALTVCGSTLTGPLTVEHSSGYVRIGGEPTTCQGNLVRGALTIDANTGGIAVSGNSVTGPVRITGNSGSGLLPDESAPAFEGNHVEGPLSCDGNEPELHQSDNTVSGPRSGQCR; from the coding sequence TTGAGCCTCCTCAGAACCAAGCTCCTGCCCGCTGTCGGAGCGGCCGGCCTCGTTACGGCGATACTCGCACCGCTGCCGGCGAACGCCGACGTTCCGGCTGATTCCGCCACCGCGTCACCCTGCGGCGTCGGCGGCGTGTTCACCGCCTCCCCGCCCACCTGCACGTACGGCACTACCGGCACGGACACCTTCACGGTGCCCGACGGGGTGGACGCCGTCACCGTCGACCTGTACGGCGCCGAGGGCGGCAGCGCGGCCGGCTTCGTCGCCCCCAACCCGCCGAACACCGGAGCACCGGGCGGACTCGGCGGCGAGACCCGGGCCCGACTGGCCGTCACCCCGGGCCAGAAACTCCAGATCACCGTGGGGGCCGCCGGTGTCCCGGGCAGCTCACGGCACGGCGAGTTCGCCCGGCCCGGCGGATTCGGTCACGGATCCGGCGGCGGGGGCGCCCATGGCGGCGGAGGTTCCGGGGGCGGCGCCTCCGACGTGCGGCTTGATGACTTCGGCGCCGCCGACCGGGTCCTGGTGGCCGGCGGCGGAGGAGGAGCGGGCAACGGCGGACCGCTCCTGCACGGAGGGGACGGAGGCGGCCCTGCCGGCCAGGACGGCGGCCAGGGCGGCGGCCCCGACGGCTCTGGTGTCGCCGGCGGCGGCGGAAGCCAGACCACGCCCGGCACCGGCAGCCCCAACTCCGCCCTCGGCGGCCCCGGAGGCCCCGCGAGCGACACCGACCCCAACACCGGCCTGCCCAACCCCGGCAGCGGCGGCCCCGGCGGCAACGGTGCCCGAGGCGGCAACGGGGGCGGTGGAGGCGGCGGTGGCTACTTCGGCGGCGGAGGCGGCTCCGGTGGCGGCAACCCGGGCAACCTCTACGGCGCCGGCGGTGGCGGGGGAAGCAGCTACGCGACACCGGCCGCGTCCCAGGTCTCGCTGCTCCAAGGAGTCAACCACGGCAGCGGCAGGGCGATCGTCTCCTTCCGCTACAGGACCACCGTCTCCCTCACCCCGGACACGTCCACCCCCCTGTTCGGCCACCCCGTCACCTTCACCGCCGCCGTCCACGCGGCGAACCCCGCCGCGGGCACCCCGAGCGGGACGGTGACCATCTCGGACGGCACGACACCGCTCGCCACCGTCCCACTCGAAGGCGGCCGGGCCCGCTTCACCACCGGCGGCCTCCGACCCGGCTCCCACGCGCTCACAGCCACCTTCAGCGGCGACCCCGGCTTCACCCCGGGCGCGACCGACAGCCCCACGGAAATCACGGTCGGCTTCAGCCGGCCCTGCATCGCCGCCGCCCACCACGGCGTCCTGACCGTCGCCGCCGACGAGGCGATCTGCATCGGCTCCGGCGGCAGCCAGGACGGCAAGGTCACGGTGCAGCCCGGCGGATCGCTCGCCGTATCCGACGCGCGGATCACCGGACCCGTCACCGCCGACGGAGCGCTCGCCCTCACCGTGTGCGGGTCGACGCTCACCGGTCCTCTCACCGTCGAACACAGCAGTGGCTACGTACGGATCGGTGGCGAGCCGACGACCTGCCAGGGCAACCTCGTTCGGGGCGCGTTGACCATCGACGCCAACACCGGCGGCATCGCGGTCAGCGGCAACTCGGTGACCGGGCCCGTGCGGATCACCGGCAACAGCGGCAGCGGCCTGCTGCCCGACGAGTCCGCACCCGCGTTCGAGGGCAACCACGTCGAGGGCCCGCTGTCCTGCGACGGCAACGAACCGGAGCTGCACCAGAGCGACAACACCGTGAGCGGGCCCCGGTCCGGACAGTGCCGATGA
- a CDS encoding DUF6234 family protein has translation MDLPVAPPAFDATTGPRPRHRADLGADIGAGCGLVFLELITLMSVFGLWFLSGFNLDPAKTVHADSLWGYLVAAGGVGVFAIAASAIAARAGAVVTVVSQGIMATLILLIVFGGATAQSHQDRSCRDMPSAAGCNG, from the coding sequence ATGGACCTGCCTGTCGCCCCTCCGGCCTTCGACGCCACCACCGGCCCGCGGCCGCGCCACCGTGCCGACCTGGGCGCCGACATCGGAGCCGGGTGCGGTCTGGTCTTCCTGGAGCTGATCACCTTGATGTCGGTCTTTGGGCTCTGGTTCCTGTCCGGGTTCAACCTCGACCCGGCCAAGACCGTGCACGCCGACTCGTTGTGGGGGTATCTGGTAGCCGCTGGTGGAGTAGGAGTTTTCGCCATCGCCGCGAGCGCGATCGCCGCGCGGGCCGGGGCTGTCGTGACGGTTGTCAGCCAGGGCATCATGGCCACCCTGATCCTCCTCATCGTCTTCGGCGGGGCTACGGCACAGTCCCACCAGGACAGGTCCTGCCGTGACATGCCGTCAGCGGCGGGGTGCAACGGCTAG
- a CDS encoding cupin domain-containing protein: MTDDQFRIPARPLLRRPEDGELIDVAGVAHYFRLTAEHTGGRFAFEEFSLAPGTIGARPHVHEGHDEYFYVLEGELTLHTGEGEVSAGPGCLLAATRGTPHGFRNAGSVPARALCLYTPAGYENYFRDVHAAVSVGAEATDELLAEFRSRYRTTAYENPQEQP, from the coding sequence ATGACCGATGATCAGTTCCGGATACCCGCCCGCCCGTTGTTGCGCCGCCCTGAGGACGGTGAGCTCATAGATGTCGCCGGTGTTGCGCACTACTTTCGGCTCACCGCCGAGCACACGGGAGGCCGTTTCGCCTTCGAAGAGTTCAGCCTCGCCCCGGGCACCATCGGTGCCAGACCTCATGTGCACGAAGGACATGATGAATACTTCTACGTCCTGGAGGGTGAGTTGACCCTCCACACCGGGGAAGGCGAGGTGTCGGCCGGCCCCGGGTGTCTGCTCGCCGCGACCCGGGGCACCCCGCACGGCTTTCGCAATGCGGGCTCGGTCCCGGCACGCGCTCTGTGCCTCTACACCCCCGCCGGTTACGAGAACTACTTCCGCGACGTCCACGCCGCCGTGAGCGTCGGCGCCGAAGCCACCGATGAGCTGCTGGCTGAATTCCGCAGCCGTTATCGGACCACTGCCTACGAGAATCCCCAGGAGCAGCCTTAG
- a CDS encoding subtilase-type protease inhibitor, producing the protein MRTNLRLAGTAAAALCVIGTALAATSATATAAPASLYAPSALVLTVSYPGGSTDTAARAVTLSCAPGASGTHPSPAAACADLRKVEGRLDSLLSTTPGQVCMHLWSPVTITVDGVWQGTRTSWKHTFANACEMNHAVEQNSLFSF; encoded by the coding sequence ATGCGCACGAACCTGCGCCTCGCCGGCACCGCCGCAGCCGCCCTCTGCGTGATCGGTACAGCACTCGCCGCGACCTCGGCCACAGCCACCGCGGCGCCGGCCAGCCTCTACGCACCGTCGGCACTGGTCCTGACCGTGTCCTACCCCGGCGGATCGACCGACACCGCAGCTCGCGCCGTCACACTGAGCTGCGCGCCCGGCGCCTCCGGCACCCACCCCTCCCCCGCCGCGGCCTGCGCGGATCTGCGCAAGGTCGAGGGCCGGCTCGACTCCCTGCTGTCCACGACGCCCGGTCAGGTCTGCATGCACCTCTGGTCCCCCGTGACCATCACGGTCGACGGCGTCTGGCAGGGAACCCGCACCTCCTGGAAACACACCTTTGCGAACGCGTGCGAAATGAACCACGCGGTCGAGCAGAACAGCCTCTTCAGCTTCTGA
- a CDS encoding SDR family oxidoreductase, protein MTTYDGKKIVITGGSSGIGLTTARLFADGGAHVLITGRTRSTLDAALEQLGNKAIAVRSDAASLKDIKALAGMVQERFGAVDALFVNAGVTASAPFDSTTEEMYDELFGINAKGPYFTVQALAPLLREGSGVVLTTSVVNVLGLDALSVYSASKAALRSMTRTLARELLPRKVRVNAVSPGPIDSGILDRSLLPAADVEAMKDTYRSTNPMQRLGTPEEVAAAVAYLAFGATFSTGTEFPVDGGASQL, encoded by the coding sequence ATGACCACTTATGACGGCAAGAAGATCGTGATCACGGGCGGAAGCAGCGGTATTGGCCTGACTACGGCCCGGTTGTTCGCGGACGGCGGGGCGCACGTACTGATCACCGGCCGCACCCGATCCACCCTGGACGCCGCGCTGGAGCAGTTGGGGAACAAGGCGATCGCCGTCCGTAGCGACGCCGCGTCCCTGAAGGACATCAAGGCGCTGGCCGGCATGGTCCAGGAGCGGTTCGGCGCGGTGGACGCGCTGTTCGTCAACGCCGGCGTCACTGCGTCCGCGCCGTTCGACTCGACGACGGAGGAGATGTACGACGAGCTGTTCGGCATCAACGCCAAGGGCCCGTACTTCACAGTGCAGGCGTTGGCGCCGCTTTTGCGCGAGGGAAGCGGCGTGGTCCTCACCACGTCGGTGGTGAACGTCCTGGGCCTCGACGCGCTCAGTGTCTACTCGGCGAGCAAGGCAGCCCTGCGGTCGATGACGCGCACCCTGGCCCGCGAGCTGCTTCCGCGCAAGGTGCGCGTCAATGCCGTGAGCCCCGGCCCGATCGACTCGGGCATCCTGGACCGCTCCTTGCTGCCCGCCGCCGACGTCGAGGCGATGAAGGACACCTACCGGAGCACCAACCCGATGCAGCGGCTGGGGACGCCCGAGGAAGTGGCCGCCGCGGTGGCGTACTTGGCGTTCGGTGCGACCTTCTCGACGGGAACGGAGTTCCCTGTCGACGGAGGGGCTTCGCAGCTCTAG
- a CDS encoding LysR family transcriptional regulator — MDFDLRLVRYFTVVAEYGNFGRAATRLHLAQPSLSRQIQRLEAQLGARLFDRSPQGTSLTDAGQAFLPRARILLQEAEQAARTARAAAQPRTVTIGCGEGLVITACVQELRRRHPDGQVRTRHLDWRDTRALSEGRVDALVVYRPLPFPTDGFRVTKLHEEPRVLVTSVSHPLANEEAVSLRALSDEELVACVSTPVVWSTPKPVGDRPPPPPPAIDDSYEDKLELIATGHCVAIFPAGDRRAAVREDIALVPVIDTDPCEVVLVTRAGDPNPLLGPLEDVARTLLGTASRRENSALPVS, encoded by the coding sequence ATGGACTTTGATCTGCGGCTCGTGCGCTATTTCACGGTCGTGGCGGAGTACGGCAACTTCGGCCGGGCCGCCACCAGGCTGCACCTGGCGCAGCCGTCGCTGAGCCGTCAGATCCAGCGACTGGAGGCTCAGCTCGGTGCCCGGCTGTTCGACCGCTCACCACAGGGCACCAGCCTCACCGACGCCGGTCAGGCATTCCTTCCCAGGGCCCGGATACTGCTCCAAGAGGCCGAACAAGCCGCTCGCACGGCCAGAGCAGCCGCCCAGCCCCGCACCGTCACCATCGGCTGCGGCGAAGGACTGGTCATCACCGCCTGTGTGCAGGAACTGCGCCGCCGGCACCCTGACGGCCAGGTCCGCACCCGGCACCTCGACTGGCGGGACACGCGCGCTCTCTCCGAGGGGCGGGTCGACGCCCTCGTCGTGTACAGGCCCCTGCCCTTCCCCACGGACGGCTTCCGGGTGACCAAGCTCCATGAGGAACCGCGAGTGCTCGTCACGTCGGTGAGTCATCCTCTGGCGAACGAGGAAGCAGTCAGCCTGCGGGCTCTGTCGGACGAGGAACTGGTGGCCTGCGTCAGCACTCCGGTTGTCTGGAGCACCCCCAAGCCGGTCGGCGACCGCCCGCCACCACCCCCGCCCGCGATCGACGACAGCTACGAGGACAAGCTGGAGCTCATCGCCACCGGCCACTGTGTCGCGATCTTCCCTGCCGGCGATCGACGCGCCGCTGTGCGCGAGGACATCGCCCTGGTGCCCGTCATCGACACCGATCCCTGCGAGGTCGTACTCGTCACGCGCGCCGGCGACCCGAACCCGCTGCTCGGACCACTGGAAGACGTCGCACGTACATTGCTCGGCACAGCCTCCCGGCGGGAGAACAGCGCGCTGCCGGTCAGCTGA
- a CDS encoding M48 family metalloprotease, with protein MTTAASIRARLDERVLGAGTNARFALLTLLLITASGSMLLSVLSALHPGDYTGCELAAGADPSHGAELPSVLRTTGQVLAFLPCVDWYAPFPPWWQILAGPVVVVAVAAVTTALLPLWKQRPGRCIRLDRIPGGAEVAARVKDLAEGRVPQVPRLFVVPGAATKSASVFGTNSSPRLVLDGGLAASRTTDPKTFDAVVLHELAHIANRDLTVTYGTVALWRTFIVVVITPYLLWLGKETSIAIAHGHGLTALTVRGLALPVVTTAIMYFARADVLRSRELYADLTAYRWGAPLQHIWAAMPATAERSHRHRSTTVLLDRLRAHPRWDIRRDALDDPAPLFAVSALLMFLTGAVAMLLGFDLSNYTSAHPAVLSLWLSEGLAAVPAAVTTAVTTTVLWRATARAATLGRPAPTGVRAGIWLGLGLIAGSLLSGQTTGGLWLPRRMWVLALVAAAAVAFTCWTCQCARLATASWPGRSLRWPLAACLTAGWLLLSAWFGWWDNNAAQYATGFWSDQAGMRQGIAHWFPGPGTVHPDAVAVMAETIPALRYAAFRPLMPAAGVAAWITPLALWAAGTAGPGPGWLRPLGTTAPGHPAADTSAAGRWQVRVARQAIVSALVGGAIAVLGVVGVQAWLHTFHAGPGQRGGMYAFSYAIWSLWAIVAGTAVAAALAAASAQFRLPAALVAAGMSSLLGLAGATALISIDGCIQPLDVLNTGCAWRPAWQQLQPGNTFSLVAHSTLLMAPVTAAAVTVVAALLRPAWRAIRANGAMSAPRPTAGPPSTESRSRLAGSAVSAVGISAVALATASVLIAGDAKAFVTPMSRGITPSVEANFRQTSGLQDLPASPYLRRQQVHAWYRLGGRYLLKHAINDANSMVTQLRSTMRNNRLYITATSMTRMRPVCQDIRNVASWEPGAYFQVPDLTAEKSWHQYGVTAWSGSRDCMQAVDKKDVKAFEKSMLELLTARKNALDASNRVAAVISDRSDPVFKGQPTEPPQLLLR; from the coding sequence GTGACCACCGCCGCATCCATTCGGGCCAGGCTGGACGAACGGGTGCTGGGCGCCGGGACGAACGCCCGCTTCGCTCTGCTTACGTTGCTGCTCATCACTGCCAGCGGCTCCATGCTGCTGTCGGTGTTGTCGGCCTTGCATCCCGGCGACTACACGGGATGTGAGCTGGCGGCGGGCGCCGATCCCTCTCACGGCGCCGAGCTTCCGTCGGTGCTGCGTACAACCGGACAGGTGTTGGCGTTCCTGCCCTGCGTGGACTGGTACGCGCCGTTCCCACCGTGGTGGCAGATCCTGGCCGGTCCTGTCGTTGTCGTAGCCGTCGCCGCGGTGACCACGGCACTGCTGCCACTGTGGAAGCAGCGCCCCGGTCGCTGTATCCGTTTGGACCGCATCCCGGGCGGCGCCGAGGTAGCCGCACGCGTCAAGGATTTGGCCGAGGGCCGTGTCCCGCAGGTGCCGAGGCTGTTCGTGGTGCCCGGCGCAGCGACCAAGAGCGCCTCGGTGTTCGGTACCAACAGCAGCCCCAGGCTGGTTCTGGACGGCGGACTGGCAGCCTCCCGCACCACCGACCCGAAGACGTTCGACGCCGTCGTCCTCCATGAGCTCGCGCACATCGCCAACCGGGATCTGACGGTCACCTACGGCACCGTCGCCTTGTGGCGGACCTTCATCGTGGTGGTCATCACCCCCTACCTGCTGTGGCTGGGCAAGGAGACGTCCATCGCCATCGCGCATGGCCACGGTTTGACAGCCCTGACCGTGCGGGGTCTGGCGCTGCCAGTGGTCACCACCGCCATCATGTACTTCGCCCGTGCGGACGTGCTGCGCAGCAGGGAGCTGTATGCCGACCTGACGGCCTATCGGTGGGGCGCGCCGCTGCAGCACATCTGGGCCGCGATGCCCGCGACGGCCGAGCGGTCCCACAGGCACCGGTCAACGACCGTCCTGCTGGACCGGTTACGTGCCCACCCGAGGTGGGACATCCGCCGTGACGCGCTCGACGATCCCGCGCCGTTGTTCGCGGTAAGCGCGTTGCTGATGTTCCTGACCGGCGCCGTCGCCATGCTGTTGGGCTTCGACTTGTCGAACTACACCTCGGCTCACCCGGCTGTGCTGAGCCTCTGGCTCTCAGAGGGCCTTGCCGCCGTTCCCGCCGCCGTGACGACTGCGGTCACCACGACGGTGCTGTGGCGGGCCACGGCCCGTGCCGCGACGCTCGGCCGGCCGGCGCCCACGGGTGTGCGCGCCGGGATTTGGCTGGGCCTGGGCTTGATCGCCGGATCACTGCTCAGCGGCCAGACCACCGGGGGTCTTTGGCTGCCCCGCCGGATGTGGGTGCTGGCCCTCGTCGCGGCGGCGGCGGTCGCGTTCACATGCTGGACCTGTCAATGTGCGCGCCTGGCCACCGCATCGTGGCCGGGCCGGTCGCTGCGCTGGCCGCTGGCCGCGTGCCTGACCGCCGGTTGGCTGCTCCTGTCCGCGTGGTTCGGCTGGTGGGATAACAACGCGGCGCAGTACGCCACCGGATTCTGGTCCGACCAGGCAGGCATGCGCCAGGGCATCGCTCACTGGTTCCCCGGTCCGGGCACCGTCCACCCCGATGCGGTCGCCGTCATGGCCGAGACGATCCCTGCGCTGCGGTATGCGGCATTCAGGCCGCTGATGCCCGCCGCCGGTGTCGCGGCATGGATCACGCCTCTTGCCTTATGGGCTGCGGGCACTGCCGGCCCGGGACCGGGGTGGCTCCGCCCGCTCGGCACCACCGCACCTGGCCACCCGGCAGCGGATACCTCCGCGGCCGGGCGATGGCAGGTGCGCGTAGCCCGTCAGGCGATCGTGTCCGCACTGGTCGGCGGTGCGATCGCGGTCCTCGGTGTCGTCGGCGTCCAGGCGTGGCTGCACACCTTCCACGCCGGGCCGGGACAGCGCGGCGGCATGTACGCCTTCAGCTACGCGATCTGGTCGCTGTGGGCGATCGTCGCCGGCACCGCCGTCGCCGCCGCGCTTGCGGCCGCGTCAGCCCAATTCCGGCTGCCGGCGGCCCTGGTCGCCGCAGGTATGAGCTCCCTGCTGGGCCTGGCCGGCGCAACCGCGCTGATCTCCATCGACGGCTGCATCCAGCCGCTGGACGTTCTCAACACCGGCTGCGCGTGGCGGCCCGCCTGGCAGCAGTTGCAGCCCGGCAACACGTTCAGTCTGGTCGCGCACAGCACACTGCTGATGGCCCCGGTAACCGCCGCGGCGGTGACCGTCGTGGCAGCGTTGCTCCGCCCGGCCTGGCGAGCGATCCGCGCGAACGGCGCCATGTCAGCGCCTCGGCCCACCGCGGGCCCGCCGTCCACGGAGAGCAGAAGCCGGCTCGCGGGCAGCGCCGTGTCAGCGGTCGGCATATCCGCCGTGGCCCTCGCTACCGCGAGTGTACTGATCGCCGGAGATGCCAAGGCGTTCGTCACCCCGATGTCGCGGGGGATCACCCCCAGTGTGGAGGCCAACTTCCGGCAGACCAGCGGCCTGCAGGACCTACCGGCTTCCCCGTACCTGCGCCGGCAGCAGGTCCACGCCTGGTACCGGCTCGGGGGCCGGTACCTCCTCAAGCACGCAATCAATGACGCCAACTCCATGGTGACGCAGCTGCGCTCCACGATGCGGAACAACCGGCTCTACATCACCGCCACTTCGATGACCCGGATGCGGCCGGTGTGTCAGGACATCAGGAACGTCGCCAGTTGGGAACCCGGCGCCTACTTCCAAGTCCCCGACCTCACCGCGGAGAAGTCTTGGCACCAGTACGGCGTCACCGCGTGGAGCGGGAGCCGGGACTGCATGCAGGCCGTCGACAAGAAGGACGTCAAAGCCTTCGAGAAGTCCATGCTCGAGCTCCTGACCGCGCGCAAGAACGCGCTGGACGCCTCGAACCGGGTCGCGGCCGTCATCAGCGACCGCTCCGACCCCGTCTTCAAAGGTCAGCCGACCGAACCACCCCAGCTCCTCCTCCGCTGA